A single genomic interval of Halomonas sp. GT harbors:
- a CDS encoding bifunctional diguanylate cyclase/phosphodiesterase → MHHEFPLLEAQQEIHELTAAGAPLTTTLVALIEWAELMLPDALVSIMRFDPAQNTLSLVPSPRFSAGYIAQMQNIEIGPAIGTCGRAAFKKQLVVTGDIDTDPNWKDFRELARAEGLRACWSMPILSAKDEVLGTFATYYRHPATPSQNAQNCLARSASLAALVLLRHRDKQHHRTLSEWHRSLFVNHPDGVYEFDLNGHFQRCNKALESITGYPASHLIGAHFNQFIAPSFQELTQQAFDNACRGEAITYETIGKHANGHHYHLEITNFPVVVDDVIVGVYGICRDVTERKQQTEEMRLLKRGMEASPSGIIMVDAQQAGMPIVFANPAFSRITGYAHGEIIGNNSRFLHGPDTAPEAIDAIRAAMCEQRDVSITLLNYRKDGEPFWNHLVVSPVFDQSDLCTHFIGIHQDITHEKAQEAKLAYQATHDLLTGLPNYSAFTERLASRFQLHALGPHLGTLVVMQIDLDGFKAINDGLGHHAANRVLITVAQRLEGLVSASAMAARLVGDEFALLLSVKDDLDATINLLAERILTTLAEPIELEGQLVHLSASIGIACDTTTVVAPYSLLQHADLALEQAKRQGRNTWQWYRGRKAESIKHSVAMRHDLHTALIEGHFELHYQPLVDAMSSRIRSVEALVRWRHPTLGLIAPGDFIPLAEQTGQIIPLGRWVLLQACREIAALNEQSDRVLSVAVNISSLQFCRDGFLDEVKYALKATGLPPERLELEVTESVLLDGTDPIIELMQTLKTMGVRVALDDFGTGFSSLSYLCDLPTHKVKLDRRFVQKTLENRRMAAIVQGVITMAHHMDMQVVAEGIETRAQQEDLTRRHCDLLQGYLFARPMPLEELKRLPDHLPASLTVDKAE, encoded by the coding sequence ATGCACCATGAATTTCCGCTACTAGAAGCCCAGCAGGAAATCCACGAGCTGACTGCCGCTGGAGCACCACTCACCACAACACTGGTCGCGCTAATTGAATGGGCAGAATTGATGCTGCCTGACGCCCTGGTTTCCATTATGCGCTTCGATCCGGCGCAAAACACGCTAAGCCTTGTTCCTAGCCCACGCTTTTCGGCTGGCTACATCGCTCAAATGCAAAACATCGAGATCGGTCCCGCTATTGGAACCTGCGGGAGAGCTGCCTTTAAAAAGCAACTGGTGGTCACTGGCGATATTGACACTGACCCTAACTGGAAGGATTTTCGTGAATTAGCACGCGCAGAAGGGCTACGTGCTTGCTGGTCAATGCCCATCCTTTCCGCTAAAGATGAAGTGCTTGGCACCTTCGCCACGTATTACCGCCATCCAGCAACGCCCTCGCAAAATGCGCAGAACTGTCTAGCCCGTAGCGCCAGTCTCGCCGCCCTGGTGCTTTTGCGACACCGTGATAAGCAGCATCATCGCACCCTTTCTGAGTGGCACCGCTCCCTGTTTGTGAATCACCCTGACGGTGTTTATGAATTTGACCTTAACGGACACTTTCAACGCTGCAATAAAGCACTTGAAAGCATCACAGGATATCCAGCATCTCATTTAATAGGGGCACATTTTAACCAGTTTATTGCTCCCTCCTTTCAGGAACTTACCCAGCAAGCGTTTGATAATGCTTGCCGTGGCGAAGCCATTACCTACGAAACTATTGGCAAGCATGCCAACGGCCATCACTACCATTTAGAGATTACCAATTTCCCTGTGGTAGTAGACGACGTGATCGTAGGGGTTTATGGAATATGCCGCGACGTTACCGAGCGCAAGCAACAGACCGAAGAAATGCGCTTGCTAAAACGGGGGATGGAAGCCAGTCCCAGCGGCATTATCATGGTGGATGCGCAACAGGCTGGCATGCCGATTGTATTCGCTAACCCTGCTTTTTCGCGCATTACCGGCTACGCGCATGGTGAAATCATCGGTAATAACAGCCGCTTTCTGCACGGCCCCGACACTGCCCCTGAGGCGATTGACGCCATTCGCGCCGCAATGTGTGAACAGCGTGACGTGAGCATTACGCTGCTTAACTATCGTAAAGATGGCGAACCTTTTTGGAATCATCTAGTGGTCAGCCCAGTATTTGATCAAAGTGATCTTTGTACCCACTTTATAGGTATTCATCAGGATATCACCCATGAAAAAGCCCAAGAGGCCAAACTAGCCTATCAGGCTACTCATGATTTGCTCACCGGTTTGCCCAACTACTCTGCTTTCACCGAACGATTAGCCAGCCGCTTTCAGCTTCACGCCTTAGGGCCACACCTTGGCACACTGGTAGTCATGCAGATTGACCTGGATGGCTTTAAAGCCATTAACGACGGCCTGGGCCACCATGCGGCTAACCGTGTTCTAATTACTGTCGCCCAACGCCTAGAGGGGCTGGTTAGCGCATCTGCCATGGCAGCTAGGTTAGTGGGAGATGAATTTGCCCTGCTGTTGAGTGTAAAAGATGACCTCGACGCTACGATCAACCTATTAGCCGAGCGCATTCTCACCACCCTTGCCGAACCTATAGAGCTTGAGGGCCAGTTGGTTCACCTTAGCGCCAGCATTGGCATTGCCTGTGACACCACTACCGTTGTAGCGCCTTACAGCCTGCTCCAGCATGCTGACTTAGCGCTAGAACAAGCCAAGCGCCAAGGGCGCAACACCTGGCAATGGTACCGTGGGCGAAAAGCGGAGAGCATTAAACACAGCGTCGCCATGCGACACGATTTGCACACTGCGCTTATCGAAGGGCATTTTGAACTGCACTATCAGCCCTTGGTTGATGCCATGAGCAGCCGTATACGTAGCGTTGAGGCTTTAGTGCGTTGGCGCCACCCTACGCTTGGCTTAATCGCACCAGGTGATTTCATTCCACTTGCTGAGCAAACAGGGCAAATTATCCCACTGGGACGCTGGGTACTTCTCCAAGCCTGCCGAGAAATTGCGGCACTGAACGAGCAAAGTGACCGAGTGCTCTCAGTGGCAGTGAATATTTCCTCGCTGCAGTTCTGCCGAGATGGCTTTCTTGATGAGGTAAAATACGCGTTAAAAGCAACTGGCTTACCACCAGAACGCCTCGAACTAGAAGTGACAGAAAGCGTCTTGCTGGATGGCACAGACCCCATTATTGAGCTAATGCAGACGCTTAAAACCATGGGGGTGCGCGTCGCCCTGGACGATTTTGGCACCGGCTTTTCAAGCCTCAGTTACCTGTGCGACTTACCCACCCATAAGGTCAAACTAGACCGACGTTTTGTGCAAAAGACGCTAGAAAATCGGCGTATGGCTGCCATTGTCCAAGGTGTGATCACTATGGCACATCATATGGATATGCAAGTTGTCGCGGAAGGAATTGAAACCCGCGCACAGCAAGAAGATCTCACCCGTCGCCACTGCGATCTACTCCAGGGATACCTGTTCGCACGCCCCATGCCCTTAGAAGAACTAAAGCGTCTACCCGACCATTTACCCGCCTCCCTAACAGTCGATAAAGCAGAGTAA
- a CDS encoding LysR substrate-binding domain-containing protein, translating into MRRRNLPSLTSLNCFEAAARHLSFTRAADELSLTQSAVSKQVSQLEVTLQHPLFRRVRKRLHLTPEGAVYLGEARKILAQVEMSTRYMQSYGVEADVLNIATLPTFGARWLIPRLNGFRFKHPNINLNISNRTEPFDMQKERIEAAFFFGHGVWPRAECIKLLDEDVVPVCAPSTMEQTTVRDPLDLTDMVLLQVSTRPEGWHDWFEAQDLYTEHSYHGPRFDTFYMALRSARAGCGVALVPRFLAQEELDEGKLVIPWQFSLKSQDAYYMAYPEHMVDVYKLRVFIDWIRARLD; encoded by the coding sequence ATGCGTCGTCGAAACTTACCTTCTTTGACCAGCTTGAATTGCTTTGAGGCAGCGGCGAGGCATCTCAGTTTTACGCGGGCCGCGGATGAGTTGAGCCTGACGCAAAGTGCGGTGAGCAAGCAGGTGTCACAATTGGAAGTAACGCTGCAACATCCGTTGTTTAGGAGGGTGAGAAAGCGCCTGCACCTGACGCCAGAGGGGGCGGTCTATCTTGGCGAAGCGCGTAAAATACTCGCCCAGGTCGAAATGTCTACGCGTTATATGCAGTCTTATGGCGTAGAGGCAGATGTACTGAATATTGCCACGTTACCCACCTTTGGGGCGCGTTGGCTTATCCCAAGACTCAACGGATTCCGCTTTAAACATCCCAATATTAATCTCAATATTTCTAACCGTACCGAGCCGTTTGATATGCAAAAAGAGCGCATAGAAGCGGCTTTCTTTTTTGGCCATGGTGTATGGCCGCGGGCTGAATGCATTAAGCTACTGGATGAAGACGTGGTGCCTGTCTGCGCGCCCTCCACTATGGAGCAGACGACTGTACGCGACCCATTGGATTTAACCGACATGGTGTTGCTGCAGGTTTCTACTCGGCCCGAGGGGTGGCATGACTGGTTTGAAGCACAAGATCTATATACGGAGCACAGCTACCATGGGCCAAGATTCGATACGTTCTATATGGCGTTAAGGTCTGCCCGGGCGGGCTGCGGCGTCGCCCTAGTGCCAAGATTTCTGGCCCAAGAAGAGCTTGATGAAGGGAAATTAGTCATTCCTTGGCAGTTCTCACTTAAAAGCCAAGACGCTTACTACATGGCCTACCCAGAACATATGGTCGACGTTTATAAGCTGCGCGTTTTTATTGACTGGATACGAGCGCGCTTAGACTAG
- the amaB gene encoding L-piperidine-6-carboxylate dehydrogenase: MIHSLMEKMGVAKEQYQGGDLIVTTPIDGSEIGRLTTASSSDIETAIANSEKAFQAWKSVPAPRRGELVRLFGDQLRQHKESLGELVTWECGKILQEGLGEVQEMIDICDLAVGQSRQLFGLTIASERPGHHMRESWHPLGPIGLITAFNFPVAPWAWNSALALVCGNSLLWKPSEKTPLTALACQALLERAIEEFGDEAPKHLSQVIIGERAAGEQLVNDARVALISATGSTRMGREVGPQVAARFGRSILELGGNNAMILAPSADLDMATRAILFSAVGTAGQRCTTLRRLVVHESIKDEILARLKKSYSAVSIGNPLEGNLVGPLIDHQAFDAMQSVLAKAREQGANVFGGNRVEIANSNEGYYVEPAIVEVTEQNDLVKHETFAPILYVLTYKELDEAIATNNDVPQGLSSCIFTTDVREAETFISAVGSDCGIANVNIGPSGAEIGGAFGGEKETGGGRESGSDVWKSYMRRQTNTVNYSRELPLAQGIKFD; the protein is encoded by the coding sequence ATGATTCATTCCCTGATGGAAAAAATGGGCGTCGCAAAAGAACAGTATCAAGGCGGCGACCTGATTGTTACTACGCCGATTGATGGTAGCGAAATTGGTCGTCTTACAACGGCTTCTAGCAGCGATATTGAAACGGCTATTGCGAACTCAGAAAAAGCCTTTCAAGCCTGGAAAAGCGTGCCTGCCCCCCGTCGTGGTGAACTGGTGCGTTTGTTTGGCGATCAACTGCGCCAGCACAAGGAATCACTCGGCGAGCTGGTCACCTGGGAGTGTGGCAAGATTCTCCAGGAAGGGCTTGGCGAAGTTCAGGAAATGATCGACATTTGCGACCTTGCCGTTGGTCAATCTCGCCAGCTTTTTGGACTGACCATCGCTTCCGAGCGCCCTGGTCACCACATGCGTGAAAGCTGGCACCCGTTAGGCCCGATTGGCCTAATTACGGCATTTAACTTTCCCGTTGCCCCTTGGGCATGGAATTCAGCCTTAGCGCTGGTATGCGGCAATAGCTTGCTGTGGAAACCTTCAGAAAAAACACCGTTAACAGCGCTGGCATGCCAAGCACTGTTAGAGCGTGCAATTGAAGAGTTCGGCGATGAGGCACCCAAGCACCTGAGCCAGGTGATAATTGGTGAGCGTGCCGCCGGTGAACAGTTGGTCAATGACGCTCGCGTTGCCCTGATCAGCGCTACCGGCAGCACCCGCATGGGTCGCGAAGTTGGCCCACAAGTGGCAGCGCGCTTCGGTCGCAGCATTCTTGAACTGGGTGGCAACAACGCCATGATCTTAGCGCCAAGCGCAGATCTTGATATGGCGACTCGCGCCATTCTCTTCTCTGCGGTAGGTACGGCTGGGCAACGCTGCACGACACTGCGCCGCTTAGTCGTTCATGAATCCATTAAAGACGAAATCTTAGCGCGTCTTAAGAAGTCCTATAGCGCGGTGTCTATCGGCAACCCGCTTGAAGGTAACTTGGTTGGTCCGCTAATTGACCACCAAGCCTTTGATGCGATGCAAAGCGTGCTGGCTAAAGCGCGTGAACAAGGTGCGAATGTGTTCGGTGGCAACCGTGTAGAGATCGCCAACAGCAACGAAGGCTACTACGTCGAGCCTGCCATTGTTGAAGTGACCGAGCAAAACGATCTGGTCAAGCACGAAACCTTTGCGCCCATTCTCTATGTCCTCACCTACAAAGAGCTGGATGAGGCCATTGCTACCAATAATGACGTTCCCCAGGGCCTGTCATCTTGTATTTTCACCACCGATGTTCGCGAAGCCGAAACCTTCATCTCCGCGGTTGGCAGTGACTGCGGCATCGCCAACGTCAACATCGGCCCTAGCGGTGCTGAAATCGGCGGTGCGTTTGGGGGCGAGAAGGAAACCGGTGGCGGTCGCGAGTCTGGCTCCGACGTTTGGAAGAGCTATATGCGTCGCCAAACTAACACCGTGAACTACTCTCGTGAACTCCCACTGGCCCAAGGCATTAAGTTCGACTAA
- the nhaC gene encoding Na+/H+ antiporter NhaC — protein MRDDVQIGPTPGLAMALLPLLATTAILILQFFIFSDFTPHIPLAFGIMICALCGRIRGVPWQKMEASMLEVVKLGMPAIFILLAVGMVIGTWILSGTVPTLMYYGFQLVSPSYFLVATCVISALVSLATGTSWGTVGTLGLALMGIGEGLGIPMYLTGGALVSGAFFGDKMSPLSETTNLTPAVCETDLWSHIRSMMATTVPAMIVALVLYLWLGTSYGGQLERSTDIATFRQALDDTFTLSWVTLIPPFVVIGLALAKFPPFPTIFTGAAIGGLVAIGVQGETVHAVFDAMQNGFSSDTGNPAIDALLSSGGVLSMTWVVTLTFFALGFAGMLEAYGTVDAIIKQLMRLIKGRFSLVATSAGTTLAVSTIIGDVYTTLVLPGRLLKGQYQAMGYKTSTLSRTIEDNGTLSSPLIPWNMGGGFVSSTIGVPTLAYAPFAFACWLSPLFGLLWALTGRFIPRESSEDEAENSPHTPQTTYSSQPTS, from the coding sequence ATGCGTGACGATGTCCAAATCGGCCCGACGCCGGGCCTCGCGATGGCGCTATTACCGCTGCTGGCCACTACCGCCATTCTAATTCTGCAATTTTTTATCTTCTCTGACTTTACCCCACATATTCCTTTAGCCTTCGGGATAATGATTTGTGCCCTGTGCGGACGCATCCGTGGCGTACCCTGGCAAAAAATGGAAGCCTCCATGCTTGAGGTGGTTAAGCTGGGGATGCCCGCTATTTTTATTCTATTAGCGGTCGGTATGGTGATTGGCACCTGGATTCTTTCCGGCACCGTTCCCACGCTGATGTATTACGGTTTTCAGCTGGTTTCACCCTCTTACTTCCTTGTCGCGACGTGCGTCATTAGTGCTTTGGTATCCCTTGCCACAGGCACATCCTGGGGCACAGTAGGAACACTCGGGCTTGCCCTAATGGGCATCGGGGAAGGGCTGGGCATTCCCATGTATCTAACGGGCGGGGCGCTGGTATCCGGTGCGTTCTTTGGCGATAAAATGTCGCCCTTATCAGAGACTACCAACTTAACCCCTGCCGTATGTGAAACCGATTTATGGAGCCATATACGCAGCATGATGGCCACCACGGTGCCCGCCATGATCGTCGCGCTGGTGCTTTATTTATGGCTCGGGACTAGCTATGGCGGCCAGCTTGAACGAAGTACCGATATTGCAACGTTCCGTCAGGCACTTGATGACACCTTTACGCTCTCCTGGGTAACGTTGATCCCGCCTTTTGTTGTGATCGGTTTAGCGCTTGCCAAATTCCCACCTTTCCCAACTATTTTCACTGGCGCTGCGATAGGCGGCTTAGTGGCCATCGGCGTTCAGGGCGAGACCGTACATGCCGTGTTTGATGCCATGCAAAATGGCTTTAGCAGCGATACCGGTAATCCGGCGATTGATGCTCTGCTCAGCAGTGGCGGTGTGCTCTCCATGACCTGGGTCGTAACGCTTACGTTCTTCGCGCTGGGTTTTGCTGGCATGCTGGAAGCCTATGGCACCGTTGATGCGATTATTAAGCAGCTCATGCGGCTCATTAAAGGTCGCTTCAGCTTAGTGGCAACAAGCGCCGGCACAACACTGGCGGTAAGCACTATTATTGGCGATGTTTATACAACGCTGGTGCTGCCCGGTCGCTTGCTGAAAGGCCAGTATCAAGCTATGGGCTATAAGACTTCGACGCTGTCACGCACCATTGAAGACAATGGCACGCTCTCTTCTCCATTAATTCCCTGGAACATGGGCGGTGGGTTTGTGTCCTCGACGATTGGCGTACCCACGCTAGCGTATGCGCCCTTCGCCTTCGCTTGCTGGTTATCCCCTTTATTCGGCTTGCTGTGGGCGCTAACCGGACGTTTTATTCCTCGTGAATCCTCCGAGGACGAGGCTGAAAACTCGCCCCATACGCCTCAAACCACCTACTCCTCCCAACCTACTTCATAG
- the amaA gene encoding L-pipecolate oxidase, producing the protein MQTTLSERCLWLQTSAEAPVQYPALANQEEAEVCVVGGGITGLSTALHLAEKGIKVILLEAGDIPTGGSGRNVGLVNAGLWIPPDDIVAALGEEKGERVNTILGSAPSKVFDIIERYAIKCDATRTGTLHLGHNTKGCQELTRRRDQLQNRGAPVTLLEGEECERMTGTAQIHTALLDKRAGTINPCAYTRGLARAAANLGATLYCQSPVTGIERQEDRWRVLTQDGSVTANKVVMATNAYTEDHWNQVRQHFFTGHYYQLASEPLTGEAADAILPEKQGAWDTRTVLSSIRRDKAGRLLLGSLGKGEGKPLAYLTRWADTIKNHYFPELGNVRWEYTWTGKVAFTPDHTLRIFEPAPGILSATGYNGRGITTGTVVGQGFAHYIANDDDSLLPLPLSQPKPIKARPLWSCAYEGGFSLYHAGQCLRVLI; encoded by the coding sequence ATGCAAACGACCCTCTCCGAGCGCTGCCTTTGGCTGCAAACGAGCGCGGAAGCCCCAGTACAATACCCTGCGTTAGCGAACCAGGAAGAGGCCGAGGTCTGTGTTGTTGGTGGCGGTATTACAGGTCTGTCCACCGCGTTACATTTGGCCGAAAAAGGCATCAAGGTCATCTTGCTGGAGGCGGGAGATATCCCCACGGGGGGTTCAGGCCGCAATGTTGGTCTGGTTAATGCTGGGCTTTGGATTCCACCCGATGACATCGTGGCCGCGCTAGGTGAAGAAAAAGGTGAGCGCGTTAATACTATTTTGGGCAGCGCGCCATCAAAGGTATTCGACATTATTGAGCGCTATGCCATTAAATGCGATGCAACGCGCACAGGCACCCTGCACCTTGGCCATAACACCAAAGGCTGCCAAGAGCTCACACGCCGCCGCGACCAGTTACAAAACCGTGGGGCGCCGGTGACCTTATTGGAAGGCGAAGAGTGCGAGCGTATGACAGGAACCGCTCAGATACATACCGCGCTGCTTGATAAGCGCGCGGGTACTATCAACCCCTGTGCCTATACGCGAGGTCTCGCTCGCGCTGCTGCAAACCTAGGGGCCACTCTCTACTGCCAAAGCCCCGTAACAGGCATCGAGCGACAAGAAGACCGCTGGCGGGTGTTAACTCAAGACGGCAGCGTGACCGCGAACAAAGTCGTCATGGCGACCAATGCGTATACCGAAGACCACTGGAATCAAGTTCGCCAACACTTCTTTACCGGCCACTATTACCAACTGGCGTCAGAACCCCTGACGGGCGAAGCCGCCGATGCGATACTGCCAGAGAAGCAAGGCGCTTGGGACACTCGGACGGTACTTAGCAGCATTCGGCGGGATAAGGCAGGCCGCTTACTGTTGGGCAGCCTGGGAAAAGGTGAAGGCAAGCCGCTGGCTTACTTAACTCGCTGGGCCGATACCATAAAAAATCATTACTTCCCTGAGCTTGGCAACGTTCGCTGGGAATACACCTGGACAGGTAAGGTCGCGTTCACACCGGACCATACCTTACGTATTTTTGAACCGGCCCCTGGAATATTGTCAGCCACTGGCTATAACGGACGCGGCATTACTACCGGCACGGTGGTCGGCCAAGGTTTTGCCCATTACATTGCAAACGATGATGACAGCCTGCTTCCGCTGCCGCTGTCGCAGCCCAAACCCATCAAAGCACGCCCGCTGTGGAGCTGTGCCTATGAAGGCGGTTTCTCGCTATATCATGCAGGTCAGTGTCTACGGGTGCTGATCTAG
- the hglS gene encoding 2-oxoadipate dioxygenase/decarboxylase HglS: protein MTQPNLLSTNDVRDRFSKAMSAMYQAEVPQYGTLLELVERVNQETLSQQPELHRRLEAQGELARLSVERHGAIRVGTATELSMLRRLFAVMGMYPVGYYDLSEAGVPVHSTAFRPIDDDALAMNPFRVFTSLLRLELIESEALRQRSEEILAKRDIFTPGARELIERHETQGGLTSEETDQFVKEALETFRWHQDATVDLETYQALHDEHRLIADVVCFRGPHINHLTPRTLDIDEVQRRMPEMGMNPKAVIEGPPRRECPILLRQTSFKALEESIRFAGDAQGTHTARFGEIEQRGVALTPKGRALYDQLLTEGRKQTAGLDNDAHQTVMQNVFAKLPDNDEAMRRAGLAYFHYHLTEKGQAANDAGSADIEALIAQGLVEAQPITYEDFLPVSAAGIFQSNLGGAESEAYAGNANRDAFEEALGAQVTDELSLYAERENASKAKVLASLKS from the coding sequence ATGACTCAACCGAACCTTCTTTCAACCAATGATGTTCGCGACCGTTTCTCTAAGGCGATGTCGGCCATGTATCAAGCTGAAGTGCCGCAGTACGGCACGCTGCTTGAACTTGTCGAGCGCGTTAATCAAGAAACGCTTAGTCAGCAGCCCGAACTTCATCGCCGCTTGGAGGCACAGGGTGAGTTGGCGCGTTTGAGCGTAGAGCGCCACGGAGCCATACGCGTAGGAACCGCTACAGAGCTTTCCATGCTGCGCCGCCTGTTTGCCGTGATGGGCATGTATCCGGTCGGTTATTACGACCTTTCTGAAGCAGGCGTGCCGGTTCACTCAACCGCCTTCCGGCCCATCGACGATGACGCGTTGGCGATGAACCCTTTCCGCGTTTTTACCTCGCTACTGCGTTTAGAGCTTATTGAAAGCGAGGCGCTGCGCCAGCGTTCGGAAGAAATTCTGGCTAAGCGCGATATCTTTACCCCAGGGGCGCGCGAACTTATTGAGCGCCATGAAACCCAGGGGGGACTCACCAGCGAAGAGACCGACCAGTTCGTCAAAGAAGCACTGGAAACCTTCCGTTGGCATCAGGATGCGACGGTCGATCTGGAGACTTATCAGGCGCTACATGATGAGCACCGTTTGATTGCCGATGTAGTGTGCTTCCGTGGGCCGCATATTAATCACCTGACGCCACGCACCCTGGATATCGACGAAGTACAGCGCCGCATGCCGGAGATGGGCATGAACCCCAAAGCCGTCATTGAAGGGCCGCCGCGTCGTGAATGCCCCATTTTGCTGCGCCAAACCAGCTTTAAAGCGTTGGAAGAATCAATCCGCTTTGCCGGTGACGCGCAAGGTACTCACACCGCTCGCTTTGGTGAAATTGAGCAGCGTGGAGTGGCGCTAACACCGAAAGGCCGTGCGCTTTACGACCAGTTGCTTACTGAAGGCCGCAAGCAAACCGCAGGCTTGGATAACGACGCACACCAAACGGTTATGCAAAACGTCTTTGCCAAGCTCCCTGATAACGACGAAGCCATGCGCCGTGCGGGGCTAGCGTATTTTCACTATCATCTGACCGAAAAAGGTCAGGCCGCTAACGACGCTGGTAGTGCTGATATTGAGGCGTTAATCGCCCAGGGCTTGGTAGAAGCACAGCCGATTACCTATGAAGACTTTCTGCCGGTCAGTGCGGCGGGTATTTTCCAGTCGAACCTAGGCGGAGCAGAGAGCGAAGCTTACGCGGGTAATGCCAATCGCGATGCCTTTGAAGAAGCATTGGGTGCCCAGGTGACAGATGAGCTATCGCTCTATGCAGAGCGCGAAAATGCCTCTAAAGCGAAGGTGCTGGCAAGTTTGAAAAGCTAA